In one window of Ovis aries strain OAR_USU_Benz2616 breed Rambouillet chromosome 5, ARS-UI_Ramb_v3.0, whole genome shotgun sequence DNA:
- the ANO8 gene encoding anoctamin-8 isoform X4 encodes MKSWVQAVCENQPLDEICDYFGVKIAMYFAWLGFYTSAMVYPAVFGSVLYTFTEADQTSRDVSCVVFALFNVVWSTLFLEEWKRRGAELAYKWGTLDSPGEAVEEPRPQFRGVRRISPVTQAEEFYYPPWKRLLFQMLVSLPLCLTCLACVFLLMLGCFQLQELVLSVKGLPRLARFLPKVMLALLVSASAEGYKKLAVWLNDMENYRLESAYEKHLIIKVVLFQFVNSYLSLFYIGFYLKDMERLKELLIVLSLSQSLERQLWAVLVPLVALRFRLLLLSLQGLLLEARAKMLATLLITRQFLQNVREVLQPHLYRRLGRGELGLRAAWELARALLGLLSLQRPARRHLEPPAEEGGGGSSSGGGRRCLSGGCGAPEEEEEAAVERRPAGEGGEVGNGPQGDREEEDEEEEEDDEEEEEDDEEGEEAGLLDCGLRLKKVSFAERGAGRRRPGPSQEALLEEGSPTMVEKGLEPGVFTLAEEDDEAEGAPSSPEREPPPAVLLRRAGGEGRDQGPDGGPDPEPGSGDSARKQRRQNRSSWIDPPEEEHSSQLTQAELESCMKKYEDTFQDYQEMFVQFGYVVLFSSAFPLAALCALINNLIEIRSDALKLCTGLQRPFGQRVESIGQWQKVMEAMGVLAIVVNCYLIGQCGQLQRLFPWLSPEAAIVSVVVLEHFSLLLKYLIHVAIPDIPGWVAEEMAKLEYQRREAFKRHERQAQHRYQQQQRRRREEEERQRHAEHHARRERDASGREEARAEGSGLDPAAPEKTSAKAKGSGAGGHGPERPKRPGSLLAPNNVMKLKQIIPLQGKFLSSGTSSSSPAAAGANLTTRSTPAQSPTGSDTRLPAFLSFKFLKSPETRRDPERSHSPPKAFHAGKLFPFGGARAEAGSNGAGGQARQDGTLGGGGCRAQRSGLVDEAAAEEPDTPRPEEESSGTALAPVGAPALRTRRSRSPAPPPPPPTPLPRPPTPPAGCWQWDGPWGCGGEGAAPRQAPAATDCPPCALAGPPPAPQPLPGDASFYSLPPPPPPPPPTSEPPQPPAPSPSPSSSPSPQALCWPSGWH; translated from the exons ATGAAGTCATGGGTGCAGGCTGTGTGTGAAAACCAGCCTCTAG ATGAGATCTGCGACTACTTTGGTGTGAAGATTGCCATGTACTTTGCCTGGCTGGGTTTCTACACATCGGCAATGGTGTACCCGGCGGTCTTCGGCTCAGTCCTGTACACATTCACAGAGGCTGATCAG ACAAGCCGGGATGTATCCTGCGTGGTCTTTGCCCTCTTCAACGTGGTCTGGTCAACGCTGTTCTTGGAGGAGTGGAAACGGAGGGGGGCTGAGCTGGCCTACAAGTGGGGAACACTGGACTCACCCGGGGAGGCTGTGGAGGAGCCACGACCCCAGTTCAGG GGCGTGCGGCGCATCAGCCCCGTGACTCAGGCCGAGGAGTTCTACTACCCGCCCTGGAAGCGGCTGCTCTTCCAGATGCTCGTCAGTCTTCCCTTGTGCCTCACCTGCCTAGCCTGTGTGTTCCTGCTCATGCTCGGCTGCTTCCAGCTCCAG GAGCTGGTGCTGAGTGTGAAGGGGCTGCCCCGTCTTGCCCGCTTCCTGCCGAAAGTCATGCTGGCCCTGCTGGTCAGCGCAAGTGCCGAGGGCTATAAGAAGCTGGCTGTCTGGCTCAACGACATGG AGAACTATCGGCTGGAGAGTGCCTATGAGAAGCACCTCATCATCAAGGTCGTTCTG TTCCAGTTCGTCAACTCCTACCTGAGCCTTTTCTACATCGGCTTCTACCTCAAGGACATGGAGCGCCTGAAAGAG CTCCTGATCGTCCTGTCCCTGTCCCAGAGCCTCGAGCGGCAGCTTTGGGCGGTGCTGGTCCCGCTCGTGGCCCTGCGGTTCCGcctgctcctcctctccctccaagGCCTCCTTCTTGAGGCCCGGGCCAAA ATGCTGGCCACGCTGCTGATCACCCGCCAGTTCCTCCAGAATGTTCGAGAGGTTCTGCAGCCCCACCTGTATCGGCGGCTGGGCCGAGGAGAGCTTGGCCTGCGGGCGGCCTGGGAGCTGGCCCGTGCCCTGCTTGGCCTCCTGAGCCTCCAGCGCCCCGCACGCCGCCACCTTGAACCCCCGGCTGAAGAGGGCGGCGGTGGCAGCAGCAGTGGAGGGGGTCGCAGGTGTCTCAGTGGGGGCTGCGGGGCacctgaggaggaagaggaggccgCGGTGGAGCGGCGGCCTgcaggggaagggggagaggtggggaaCGGGCCCCAgggggacagagaggaggaggatgaagaggaggaggaggacgacgaagaggaggaggaggacgacgAGGAAGGCGAGGAGGCCGGCCTCCTGGACTGCGGGCTCCGACTGAAGAAGGTCAGCTTTGCCGAGCGGGGGGCTGGGCGGCGTCGGCCGGGCCCAAGCCAGGAggccctcctggaggaggggagccCCACCATGGTGGAGAAGGGGCTGGAACCGGGCGTGTTCACACTGGCCGAGGAGGACGATGAGGCTGAGGGGGCTCCCAGCAGCCCCGAACGGGAGCCTCCCCCGGCTGTCCTGCTCCGCCGGGCTGGAGGCGAGGGCCGAGACCAGGGGCCGGATGGGGGCCCGGATCCAGAGCCGGGCTCAGGCGACTCAGCCCGGAAGCAGCGGCGGCAGAACCGGTCATCTTGGATCGACCCACCCGAGGAGGAACACTCGTCTCAGCTCACCCAGGCGGAGCTCGAGAGCTGCATGAAGAAATACGAG GACACGTTCCAGGACTACCAGGAGATGTTTGTGCAGTTTGGCTATGTTGTGCTTTTCTCATCTGCCTTCCCGCTGGCTGCCCTCTGCGCCCTCATCAACAACCTCATCGAGATCCGCAGTGACGCCCTCAAGCTGTGCACGGGGCTGCAGCGGCCCTTTGGGCAGCGCGTGGAAAGCATTGGCCAGTGGCAG AAGGTGATGGAGGCCATGGGCGTCCTGGCAATCGTGGTCAATTGCTATCTAATTGGCCAGTGTGGGCAGCTGCAGCGCCTCTTCCCCTGGCTCAGCCCTGAGGCAGCCATCGTGTCCGTGGTGGTGCTCGAG CACTTCTCTCTGCTCCTCAAGTACCTCATCCATGTGGCCATCCCTGACATCCCAGGCTGGGTGGCTGAGGAGATGGCCAAGCTGGAGTACCAGCGCCGGGAGGCCTTCAAG AGACATGAGCGCCAGGCCCAGCACCgctaccagcagcagcagcggcgtaggcgggaggaggaggagcgaCAGCGCCACGCGGAGCACCATGCCCGGAGGGAGCGGGACGCCAGTGGCCGAGAGGAGGCTCGGGCTGAGGGCTCTGGGTTGGACCCTGCTGCCCCGGAGAAAACCTCGGCCAAGGCCAAGGGCAGTGGGGCAGGTGGCCACGGGCCAGAGCGACCCAAGCGCCCGGGGTCCCTGCTGGCACCTAACAACGTCATGAAGCTGAAGCAGATCATCCCGCTGCAGGGCAAGTTCCTGTCGTCCGGGACCTCATCCTCCTCGCCGGCCGCCGCGGGGGCCAACCTCACCACCCGGTCAACCCCTGCCCAGTCGCCCACTGGCAGCGACACCCGCCTGCCAGCCTTCCTTAGCTTCAAATTCCTCAAGTCACCTGAGACCCGGCGGGACCCAGAGCGTAGCCACTCTCCACCCAAGGCCTTCCACGCCGGCAAGCTTTTCCCCTTCGGCGGGGCCCGGGCGGAGGCCGGGTCCAACGGGGCGGGCGGGCAGGCCCGGCAGGACGGGACCCTCGGCGGTGGTGGTTGCCGAGCCCAGCGGAGTGGGCTGGTGGACGAGGCTGCAGCTGAGGAGCCGGACACACCCCGGCCCGAAGAGGAAAGCTCAG GGACAGCGCTGGCCCCCGTGGGCGCCCCGGCCCTCCGCACCCGCCGCAGCCGGAGCCCtgcgccgccgccaccgccgccaaCACCGCTGCCTCGGCCCCCGACGCCCCCAGCGGGCTGCTGGCAGTGGGACGGGCCGTGGGGCTGCGGGGGCGAGGGCGCCGCCCCGCGGCAGGCCCCTGCTGCCACCGACTGCCCGCCCTGCGCTCTCGCCGGGCCCCcgcctgccccccagcccctgccggGGGACGCCAGCTTCTACagcctcccgccgccgccgccgccgccgcctcccacCTCCGAGCCCCCCCAGCCCCCGGCGCCCTcgcccagccccagctccagtCCCAGTCCTCAGGCCTTGTGCTGGCCCAGCGGCTGGCATTAG